In Micromonospora cremea, the genomic window CACCCTGCTTGTCGCCGCCGGAGAGGTTGTTCCAGCCGGCCCGGGCGATGCCCTTGTAGTCCACACCGGAGTGCCGGTAGAAGTTCCGGTCCTCGGCGGCGGCCACCGCGTTCTGCACCCACTCCGGAATCTGGTCGATGGTGACCAGGGTGCGGTTCTGATCGCCGACCTTGGCGATGGGGGTCTTGTTGTCGAACGCGTACAGCGTGGTCGCCTGCGGTGGGGTGATCTCGTCGGGCAGCACCACGTTGGTCGAGTAGTAGGTGAAGCCGACCACGCCGACGCCGGCGAGCATGATGAAGACCGCGAACCCGGCGATCAGCAGGTTGATCCGCTTGCGCTTCTTCGCCCGGGCCGCCGCGGCCGGCTCACCCGGACCGCGACCACCCCGACCACCGCGACCCGGACCGTTCGGCCCGCCAGGGCCGCCGGGTCCACCCGGGCCGCCGGAGACCGGTGAGACGCTCGCCCTGGCGACCGCGGCCCGGCCGCCAACGGATGCCGACCCCACACTGGCCCGGCCCGCCGAGGCGGCGCCGACCGTGGCACGACCGGCCGGTGCGCCCGGCGCCGGGGACACGGGCACTGAGGCCCGGCCCGCGCCAGCACGACCGGCGGCCACGCCGGGTGCCGGCGACACCGGCACCGACGCCCGCCCGGCCCGGCCCGGCCCGGCCGAACCCACCGAGGCGGATCCGGCGACCGCACCGCCGCGCGGCGGCACCGCAGCCGAGCCACCCACCGACGCCCGCCCACCGGCGGCCCGCGGTGTCACCGAGGCACGACCGGGGGACGCCGCGGCCTCGGAGGCCGACCATCCGCTCCCACGGGAGTCACCGCCGGATCGACGGTACGCGTCGTCCGCGCCCGGGTACTGGGCCCGCCCACGCGCAGAACTGGGATCGCCGTACGAGTTCATTCCTCACACCCTGCCGGTCGCGGTGGGGCGCGACTGCGCCGCCACCGGGTTGCCGTGAGTTGCTTCACCCGGGACGCCGGCACGGGGGTGCCGGTTCACCGAGGTCATTGCAGTATCAATCGGACCAATCAGACCAACGAGCGGTCGGCCGTCCCGGGTAGCGTCTACGGCCCCGGGGCCGGTCGAACCAGCTGAGATCACCGTTGCGCCTCTCGCCTCCGCCGGCCGGCGCCACCGGCGCCCGCCGCGTCCTGCTCGCTGGTGCCGTCGCCCTCGCCGGTGAGACCGTCCCGGCCGAGCAGGTACTGCTCGACGAGATGGTTCCAGTCACAGCCGAGGCACACCTCCACCACGAAGACCTGGAACTCACGCAGCGTCATCGCCAGCACGGGCAGCTCGGCCAATGTCCGGGCCTGGCCGGCGGACTGCTTGAGTTCGTCCCCGTAAATGTAGTGGACGAGTGTCAGGTTCTCACTGCGGCAGATGGGGCAGCGCAGATCGGTCGGCTCGCCGTGGAACCGGGCGGCGTTCTTCAGGTACGGCGACGCGTCGCAGACGTCGTACGTGCCGACCCGGCCGGCCAGGAGCTCACGCAGCACCGCTCGCTTCTGGAGCGAGTAGTCGACGACCTGGCGCTGCGTACGCATGCGGAGAAGGGTACGCGGTCAGGCCCGACCAGGCGACCGCGGTCACGATCCGTGACGGCAGCATCCCGGAACGGGGGTTTGCCCTGACATCCTCGACCCGCTAACGTGCGATGTATCGGTCCGATACATCGCGGCGGTTACCACTCCGCGCCGGGGGTAAAGAGGGGATGGCGCAGTGCTCGAGTTCGCCATCCTCGGCCTCCTGCAGGAGTCTCCGATGCACGGCTACGAGCTGCGCAAGGAGCTGACCGCCAAACTCGGCGCGATCCGGGCGGCGATCAGCTACGGCTCGCTCTATCCGACCCTGCGCAGGTTGCAGGCGGCGGGATGGATCACCGAAGCCGCCGAGACACCCGCGACCGCCGAGGAGGTTCCCGCGCTGACCAGCCGACGAGGTCGGGTGGTCTACAAAATCACCGCGGAAGGCAAGGAACGCTTCGCCCAGCTGATCGCACAGGCCGGGCCCGAGACGTACGACGACACGGGCTTCGGAGTGCACTTCGCGTTCTTCGCCCGGACCGACCAGGCGACCCGCCTGCGCATTCTGGAGGGTCGCCGCCGCAAGATCGAGGAACGTCGCGAAGGGCTTCGTGACGTGCTGGGCCGGGCGGCCGAGCGCCTCGACGCTTACACCTTGGAACTGCAGCGCCACGGCCTTGACGCCTGTGAGCGTGAGGTCCGCTGGCTGGAGGAGCTCATCGCCAACGAGCGCTCCGGCCGAGCCCCGACGGTCCCGAACATCGGGACGGCCGGTGGCCGACGAGAAGACAACAGCCCGCCTCCGCCTGGAGAGACCAGGAAAGAGCGGCCGTGACAGAAAAGAAGGAGGCAGACGCTATGGGCTCCGTCCGCGTCGCCATCGTCGGTGTGGGTAACTGCGCCTCGTCCCTGGTTCAGGGCGTCGAGTACTACCGGAATGCCGACCCGAACGACCGCGTCCCGGGTCTCATGCACGTCGCCTTCGGCGACTACCACGTCTCCGCCGTGGAGTTCGTCGCGGCGTTCGACGTGGACGCCAAGAAGGTGGGCATGGACCTCGCGGAGGCGATCGTCGCCAGCGAGAACAACACCATCAAGCTCTGCGACGTGCCGCCGACCGGCGTCAGCGTGCAGCGCGGTCCGACCTTCGACGGTCTGGGCCAGTACTACCGCGAGATCGTCGAGGAGTCCGACGCCACCCCCGTCGACGTGGCGCAGGCGCTGCGCGACGCGCAGGTCGACGTCGTCGTCTGCTACCTCCCGGTCGGCTCCGAGCAGGCCGCCAAGTTCTACGCCCAGGCAGCGATCGACGCCGGCTGCGCGTTCGTCAACGCCCTGCCGGTCTTCATCGCCTCCGACCCGGAGTGGGCGAAGAAGTTCGAGGACGCCGGCCTGCCGATCGTCGGTGACGACATCAAGAGCCAGGTCGGCGCCACCATCGTGCACCGCGCCCTGGCGAAGCTCTTCGAGGACCGCGGCGTCGAGCTGCTGCGCACGTACCAGCTCAACTTCGGCGGCAACATGGACTTCATGAACATGCTGGAGCGCAAGCGGCTGGTCTCGAAGAAGATCTCGAAGACCCAGTCGGTCACCTCGCAGATCCCGCACGAGATGAGCAAGAGCGACGTGCACATCGGCCCGTCGGACCACGTGCCGTGGCTCGACGACCGCAAGTGGGCGTACATCCGCCTGGAGGGCCGCTCGTTCGGCGACACCCCGCTCAACGCCGAGCTCAAGCTCGAGGTGTGGGACTCTCCGAACTCCGCCGGCGTCATCATCGACGCGGTCCGCGCCGCGAAGATCGCGCTGGACCGGAAGATCGGCGGCCCGATCCTGTCGGCCTCGTCGTACTTCATGAAGTCCCCGCCGGTGCAGTACGCCGACCACGACGCCCACCAGGCCGTGGAGGAGTTCATCGCGGGTGAGGTCGAGCGCTGACCCGCTGAGCATCAACGCGGCGAGGGCCGGTCCGTACGGACCGGCCCTCGCCGCGTTCCAGCAACGGGCCGGGCGGGGCCGGTCAGGACCAGGCGCGTTGCAGGGCCACCCGGGCCTCCAGCTCCAGCAGGTGCACCTTGCGCGGCAGGCCACCCCCGAAGCCGACCAGCCGCCCACCCGCACCGACGATGCGGTGGCACGGCACGATGACCGGGATCGGGTTCCGGTTGCAGGCGACGCCCACCGCCCGGGCCGCCCCGGCGTCCCCGACCCGGCGCGCCACCTCGCCGTACGTCAGCGTCTCCCCGTACGGAATGCGGGTCATCTCGCGCCACACCGCGCGCTCGAACTCCGACCCACGGGGAATCGACACGGGGACGGTGAACCCGGTCAGGTCACCAGAAAAGTACGCCCGCAGCTCGGCGATGGCCTGCCGGGACAACGCGTGGTCGGGCTCGTCGACCGCCGCCTCGACCCGACCGAAGTGCGTGCCGCAGACGCTCGCGCCGTCGTTGGCCACGGAGAACTCGCCGATCGGTGAGTCGAGCACGGTCCAGCGCATCCACCCATTCTCCCTGACGCGGACGCCCTCGCCGTCCGGGCCGTCAGCGTCGGGCCGAACACCACTCCACGGCCGCCCGGACCGAATCCGCCGCGGCGCGCGGTCCCGGCGACCCGCGACGGTAGATCATCATCGCGCCCGAACGGGTCTTTCGACGTTGCGCGATATCGATACCGTGCAGGTCGTGGCCACGGGGACGCTCATCTTTCTGATCATCGGCGGTGCCGGCGTCGGAGTGCTGGCGCTGGCCCTGCTCGGCACCGAACTGCTCCAGTTCGGGCACCCCGATGTGGACGGGCCGATCTCGATCGAGACGGTCGCCGGCTTCGCCGGGGCGTTCGGGTTCGGCGCGGCCATCGTCAACGAACTGCTCGGTGCGCGTACACCCGGCATGATCGCGGGCGCCGCGGCCGGCGGCCTGGTCGCCGCCGTGCCCACCGGCTGGTTGGCCTCCCGGCTGAGCCGGGCGGCCCGGAACATGCGCACCGACCCCACCCCCACCCGGGACGACCTGGTCGGCGCACTCGGCCTGGTCGTCACCCCGGTGCCCGCCGACGGCTACGGCGAGGTCCGGGTACGCGTCGCCGGCCAGCCGGTCAAGCTCAACGCCCGCGCCGACCAACCCATCCCGATCGGGGCCCAGGTCTTCGTCGTGCAGGCGCTCAGCGAGACCAGCGTGCACGTCGAGACCTACTGACACCTCCTCGCAGACTGGACACCTTCATGCCCCTGTTAATCGCCATCGGCGGCGCCGTCCTCCTCATCCTCATCCTGGTGTTCTTCGTGCTCTCCCGGATCAAGGTGGCCGGGCCGAACGAGGCGTTCATCGTCACCGGCCGCAAGGGCCGCACCACGCAGACCGCCGACGGCGGCCGGTCGACCGACATGTCCGGCCAGAAGGTCGTGCTGGGCGCCTCGGTCTTCGTGCTGCCCGTGGTGCAGAAACTCCAGTCGCTCGACCTGTCCAGCCGGCGGATCGACGTCGGCATCCGGGGCGCGGTGAGCAAGCAGGGCATCCGCACCGACCTGCACGGCGTGGCGATCGTGAAGGTCAGCGGCACCGAGGACGCGATCCGGGCCGCCGCCCAGCGGTTCCTGCACCAACAGGACGAGATCGACAACTTCACCCGGGAGGTGCTCGCCGGTGCGCTGCGCTCGATCGTCGGTCGGCTCACCGTCGAGGAGGTCATCCGGGACCGGGCGGCGTTCGCCAGCGCGGTGGCCGAGGAGGCCGAACACTCGATGACCAACCAGGGTCTGGTGCTGGACACGTTCCAACTCCAGGACATCCTGGCCGAGGGCTCCTACCTGCAGGACCTGGGCCGGCCCGAGGCCGCCCGGGTGCTCAAGGACGCGGCGATCGCCGAGGCACGGGCACGGCAGCAGGCCGAGCAGGAGCGGCTGCTCGCCGAGGAGGCCATCGCCGAGGCGAACCGGAACCTCTCCCTCAAGCAGGCCGGCATCCAGGCGGAGATCGACGCGGCGAAGGCGAAGTCGGCGGCGGCCGGGCCGCTCGCCCAGGCGGAGCGGGACCAGGCGATCCTCTCCGAGCAGCAGAAGGTCGCCGAGCGCAACGCCGAGCTCAAGCAGCGCCAGCTGGACACCGAGGTGCGCAAGCCGGCCGACGCCGCCCGGTACAAGGTGGAGCAGGAGGCCGAGGCGGCCCGCAACGCGGCGGTGCTGCACGCGGACGCGCAGCGGCAGTCGGTCATCGCCGCCGCGCAGGCCTCCGCCGAACAGGCACGGCTCACCGGTGAGGGCGAGCGGGCCCGGCGGGCCGCGCTCGCCGAGGCGAACGCGATCGAGGGCGCCAAGGAGGGTGAGGCCGAGCAGCGCCGGCGCTCCGCGATCGCGGAGGCGGTGGAGCGGGAGGGTCAGGCCGAGGCGGCGGCCATCCTCGCGAAGGGCGGGGCCGAGGCGGACGCGATGGCGCGCAAGGCGGAGGCGTTCGCCGCGTACGGGGAGGCGGCGGTGCTGGACCTGCTGGTCAAGGTGCTGCCGCAGGTGGTGGAGGCGGCCAGCGCCCCGATCGGGGCGATCGACAAGATGACCGTCATCTCCACCGACGGCGCGTCCTCCCTGACGAAGTCGGTGGCCGGCAACGTGGCCCAGGGGCTCCAGCTCGGCAGCGACCTGACCGGGATCGACCTGGCTGGTCTGCTGGCCCGGCTCGGCTCGGCGTCCAGCGCCGGCGGCAACGGCACTGCGGCCGGCAAGGGCACCGCGGCCGTGGACGGGACGGCCGTCGAGACCCGCTGACGCCGTACGCCGATGGGCGCCGCTCCCGGAGTCGGGGGCGGCGCCCATCAGTCGATCAGGCCCTCGGCGCGGGCCCAGCGCAGCAGCTCCGCCTCGGCGGCGTCGCGGTCCAGCGGGCCGTGCTCGAGGCGCTGCTCCTTGAGGTGCTTCCAGGCCCGGCCGACGACCGGACCCGGCGGTACGCCCAGCAGCTCCATGATCGCGTTGCCGTCCAGGTCGGGGCGGACCCGGGCTAGGTCCTCCTCGGCCGCGATCCGGACGATCCGGTCCTCCAGCGCGTCGTAGTCCGCGCCGAGTTGGGCGGCCTTACGCCGGTTGCGGGTCGTGCAGTCCGAGCGGGTCAGCTTGTGCAGCCGCGGTAGCAGGTCACCGGCATCGGCGACGTAGCGGCGCACCGCCGAGTCGGTCCACTCGCC contains:
- a CDS encoding DUF5318 domain-containing protein; protein product: MRTQRQVVDYSLQKRAVLRELLAGRVGTYDVCDASPYLKNAARFHGEPTDLRCPICRSENLTLVHYIYGDELKQSAGQARTLAELPVLAMTLREFQVFVVEVCLGCDWNHLVEQYLLGRDGLTGEGDGTSEQDAAGAGGAGRRRREAQR
- a CDS encoding PadR family transcriptional regulator — translated: MLEFAILGLLQESPMHGYELRKELTAKLGAIRAAISYGSLYPTLRRLQAAGWITEAAETPATAEEVPALTSRRGRVVYKITAEGKERFAQLIAQAGPETYDDTGFGVHFAFFARTDQATRLRILEGRRRKIEERREGLRDVLGRAAERLDAYTLELQRHGLDACEREVRWLEELIANERSGRAPTVPNIGTAGGRREDNSPPPPGETRKERP
- a CDS encoding inositol-3-phosphate synthase produces the protein MGSVRVAIVGVGNCASSLVQGVEYYRNADPNDRVPGLMHVAFGDYHVSAVEFVAAFDVDAKKVGMDLAEAIVASENNTIKLCDVPPTGVSVQRGPTFDGLGQYYREIVEESDATPVDVAQALRDAQVDVVVCYLPVGSEQAAKFYAQAAIDAGCAFVNALPVFIASDPEWAKKFEDAGLPIVGDDIKSQVGATIVHRALAKLFEDRGVELLRTYQLNFGGNMDFMNMLERKRLVSKKISKTQSVTSQIPHEMSKSDVHIGPSDHVPWLDDRKWAYIRLEGRSFGDTPLNAELKLEVWDSPNSAGVIIDAVRAAKIALDRKIGGPILSASSYFMKSPPVQYADHDAHQAVEEFIAGEVER
- a CDS encoding methylated-DNA--[protein]-cysteine S-methyltransferase, which gives rise to MRWTVLDSPIGEFSVANDGASVCGTHFGRVEAAVDEPDHALSRQAIAELRAYFSGDLTGFTVPVSIPRGSEFERAVWREMTRIPYGETLTYGEVARRVGDAGAARAVGVACNRNPIPVIVPCHRIVGAGGRLVGFGGGLPRKVHLLELEARVALQRAWS
- a CDS encoding flotillin family protein, which encodes MPLLIAIGGAVLLILILVFFVLSRIKVAGPNEAFIVTGRKGRTTQTADGGRSTDMSGQKVVLGASVFVLPVVQKLQSLDLSSRRIDVGIRGAVSKQGIRTDLHGVAIVKVSGTEDAIRAAAQRFLHQQDEIDNFTREVLAGALRSIVGRLTVEEVIRDRAAFASAVAEEAEHSMTNQGLVLDTFQLQDILAEGSYLQDLGRPEAARVLKDAAIAEARARQQAEQERLLAEEAIAEANRNLSLKQAGIQAEIDAAKAKSAAAGPLAQAERDQAILSEQQKVAERNAELKQRQLDTEVRKPADAARYKVEQEAEAARNAAVLHADAQRQSVIAAAQASAEQARLTGEGERARRAALAEANAIEGAKEGEAEQRRRSAIAEAVEREGQAEAAAILAKGGAEADAMARKAEAFAAYGEAAVLDLLVKVLPQVVEAASAPIGAIDKMTVISTDGASSLTKSVAGNVAQGLQLGSDLTGIDLAGLLARLGSASSAGGNGTAAGKGTAAVDGTAVETR